A genomic region of Brienomyrus brachyistius isolate T26 chromosome 6, BBRACH_0.4, whole genome shotgun sequence contains the following coding sequences:
- the LOC125745251 gene encoding uncharacterized protein LOC125745251 produces the protein MKRGAFTLLGTRKTPSLFGTSAEIRESGDNVDLPLGSSARPEPGTARVRARPAVQLHTSPSSSSQGFAVPIPKVPLMPPTKGMVAAGKDNDNAVASQSSIFNSLEGEMYIPPPPTMQPPPPPTNSASCSSPNLPAWKPPSPKPVQKVLSPHLDLSPVMSSLKIPSKGSSNSPSTNIFDFSSSAHTEYASLPPFSDPTPPVEKLEGTTPRIQKPPPPPDRLSSLQVSASPAEVTAPSSFNPQNKAKLHSMPNTSVLNNKKDIQYKPNNPIIFLEDPSTDKIQRPVQINSKIPATVNNFGSATLSDAPAKPAQSTSPQMQNDQQDVKDTLQANLPNKVTEGHMFPVKDSGSVILDGTTYSAPEIYSSPKSSYVMMQASRSYKHGLDVSRKPYYLQRGSRGLQSREGTTSPFDLLLAAKEREKLKSLHLNESSSIDETKTNNANSSALSPLNPLPPASVGERVAQFPKRQDADLVHSTPALNPAHNENRLVDDSTSIIPPPPEFANLEEDAKNHSEHFSLPPNLPPPDPPVVKTHSAPQPPIVSSTPEIKLPKVPPPEVKLPKVPPPEVKLPKVPPPEIKLPKVPPPEIKLPKVPPPEIKLPKVPPPEIKLPKVPPPEAKPGPPSGSHRTLQSIINKKQLDQGYGLRQLDKESGIPVRQNPANKMKTESATDVHSSQAHSLLLSELGSTVAKKAHESSVTSKETNSDLPTSKPFYGTSFMVRPGTKQPISVIRKGDSS, from the exons ATGAAAAGAGGAGCATTTACCCTGCTGGGCACTCGTAAAACCCCGTCTCTTTTCGGCACAAGCGCTGAGATCAGGGAGAGCGGTG ACAATGTGGATCTGCCTTTGGGCTCTTCTGCCAGGCCAGAACCAGGCACAGCTAGGGTACGAGCCAGGCCAGCTGTCCAGCTTCACACATCACCCTCT TCATCTTCCCAAGGCTTTGCTGTCCCAATTCCAAAAGTGCCACTTATGCCCCCAACCAAAGGAATGGTTGCAGCTgggaaag aCAATGACAACGCAGTTGCCAGTCAGAGCTCCATTTTCAATTCACTGGAAGGGGAGATGTACATTCCTCCACCACCAACTatgcagccccctccccccccaacaaattcaGCCAGTTGTTCCTCACCTAATCTGCCTGCTTGGAAACCACCGTCACCAAAGCCAGTACAAAAAGTGTTGAGTCCACACTTAGACCTCTCCCCCGTCATGTCATCCCTGAAAATTCCCTCGAAAGGTTCCTCAAATTCACCTAGCACCAACATCTTTGATTTCTCTAGTTCAGCACACACTGAATATGCCAGTTTACCCCCATTCTCAGACCCTACTCCACCTGTGGAGAAATTAGAAGGCACCACACCCAGAATCCAgaaacccccccctccaccagatAGGCTTTCCTCCTTGCAAGTTTCAGCTTCCCCTGCTGAAGTCACTGCACCTTCCAGTTTCAACCCCCAGAACAAGGCTAAGCTGCACAGTATGCCGAACACCAGCGTTTTAAATAACAAGAAGGATATTCAATACAAGCCTAATAACCCCATCATCTTTTTAGAAGATCCTTCCACAGATAAAATTCAACGTCCAGTCCAAATCAACAGTAAAATTCCTGCTACTGTCAACAATTTTGGGTCAGCTACGCTGTCAGATGCTCCTGCGAAGCCAGCTCAGAGTACAAGTCCCCAGATGCAGAATGACCAGCAAGATGTGAAGGACACCCTACAGGCCAACCTTCCTAACAAAGTGACTGAGGGACATATGTTTCCTGTCAAGGATTCTGGGTCAGTTATTCTAGATGGAACTACATATTCTGCCCCAGAAATCTACTCCAGCCCAAAATCAAGTTATGTCATGATGCAAGCCAGCAGAAGCTACAAGCATGGTTTAGATGTGAGCCGAAAGCCATACTACCTTCAAAGGGGAAGTAGGGGCTTGCAGTCAAGGGAGGGCACAACCTCTCCTTTTGACCTTCTGCTTGCTGCCAAGGAGCGAGAGAAGCTCAAGTCATTACACTTGAATGAATCTTCCTCAATTGATGAAACAAAAACCAATAATGCAAACTCTTCAGCCCTGAGTCCCCTGAACCCTCTGCCTCCAGCATCCGTAGGTGAGCGTGTAGCTCAGTTTCCAAAGAGACAGGACGCAGACCTTGTGCACTCCACTCCAGCACTTAACCCCGCTCACAATGAGAATAGATTAGTCGATGACAGCACATCTATCATCCCTCCCCCTCCCGAATTTGCAAACTTAGAGGAAGATGCTAAGAATCATAGTGAACATTTCAGTTTGCCTCCTAATCTGCCTCCCCCTGACCCACCTGTAGTGAAGACTCACTCTGCACCTCAACCCCCTATTGTTTCATCAACCCCAGAAATCAAGCTACCAAAAGTGCCACCTCCTGAAGTCAAGCTACCAAAAGTGCCACCTCCTGAAGTCAAGCTACCAAAAGTGCCACCTCCTGAAATCAAGCTACCAAAAGTGCCACCTCCTGAAATCAAGCTACCAAAAGTGCCACCTCCTGAAATCAAGCTACCAAAAGTGCCACCTCCTGAAATCAAGCTACCAAAAGTGCCACCTCCTGAGGCTAAGCCAGGGCCCCCCTCTGGCAGTCACAGGACCCTCCAGAGCATTATAAATAAGAAACAGCTGGACCAGGGATACGGCTTGAGGCAGTTAGACAAAGAGTCTGGAATTCCTGTCAGGCAGAATCCTGCtaacaaaatgaaaacagaatCAGCCACGGACGTTCATTCCTCGCAGGCTCACAGCCTGCTCCTCAGTGAGCTGGGAAGTACAGTGGCAAAGAAAGCCCACGAATCCTCTGTAACGTCCAAAGAAACCAACAG TGATTTGCCAACATCAAAGCCATTCTACGGCACCTCCTTCATGGTACGACCTGGGACTAAACAGCCAATCAGTGTCATCAGGAAAGGAGACTCTTCATGA